Proteins from a genomic interval of Gadus macrocephalus chromosome 2, ASM3116895v1:
- the svilc gene encoding supervillin isoform X1, producing the protein MDSLDDRLPETRAERIARYKAERRRELAERFGSTEELPSKWGRREGEDPSVTGTTGAVNGKARDVANGYQEAAAEGSACLRSSQDGGPSAASLDLAVKPGADGGGGRRRTRRYLPGASGGGRKTGERFRTQPITANEMQESSGLLEAEEEENPKADVKTDDRAKMSVAAKMSLFKELEKTAAPESSAFLKPRSGSLCLERRARHGNENRSLTQPITCEEMVAIRSQPAPPAPDLQASEPEEEADESCRLSVSQKLALFNNLSLPGMSSSSSSQGPRPPPGAPPERRRQKGARYRTQPITVEEVSMLQKGPVQLPAFCLAPHLSDRQQALSVNLKPSELRLSTPDVRPASPPEPGAGPPPPRTGLSRSESEPAIRGILKKSRSAAGAAWRPGMAAAAAVVAGGPGQNGGGGGVEDPGAGREEEEEKVEVVEVGRQAAPVPVLPPRRQRNRGSAAPWRQRAPAADTQVDAGPSEKPPTDPRGLPQEEKSQQDEAGPACLSSGPSAAGGPREGAEEERLRNERPHPSGGRVRVTLAEGGTLTQQTEPPADTKDENDNCTLHQDTVDHLCWDPVFASVYSSRPPQYVMCFNQSNLSFEAQEVTSPARVQPQWRKKAQGKTLEGESPPQREEEEEVEEVVEKGVVEEEEEQSASARPDTEEPASAGESKESEAWTPMAAAARMAKRGLGSPEPDKHDALENKRPSATTCPSEDQWGPGPSQTGGPQEEAEGASPPAAPRETGGCFYGDLSSPPAACVPAHPEGRSAPEPQPDLGVFCQTSTAILSSAVTEHRRAVRPSRRSQGSRNPLRALAARADINQDHMGDHGDPNGTPDESAAVTGQKKANNSHSRQNSKEKVVSSNDVIDTNHAPFKSLMLLQIKGRKRVQTRLVQPTAGSLNSGDCFLLVTKENCTLWSGALANAAEKAKAVELSAYVQSHGDLGCRAPQSLHLEEGLNADSSLAADFWSLLGGRGQYRGAGPPEEDEQYERGVVESNCVYGLQDNRLVPQDQAWAAVPSVALLGPAQALVFDFGSEVYLWHGTDVSIANRKVALHLAEQVWGGAYDYSNCSVNPLDPSHSCPSIQLRGEGRPSWALFGVISQHCETALFREKFLDWPSGAASQEEPRPPLEGPAQSSAGLSATPTATATTTATPMATPTATTTATPTATPTATTPAEDTLCPCDAKALLMGQGSPRDSQTGPHGAVPLDGGRRAGLETVAVETWLVQEGDDGGVPVESDGQLHEGESYVVRWTYTAGKGSSPEDTNRKEKTVYFLWHGRHSPISGRSPASFLSIGRRSEEDSQVVVPQGQEPPCFLQLFGGGLVTHRGRRDSQPPPPAAWRMFCVRGQRPDEASLLEVDCCCSGLRSRGAVVLLNGQQEPLFLWHGGKAHASSREAAKRAVDRLNQSSLKVLVVEEGSEPAEFWTALGGQDRKAYDCMLQDPGKYNFTPRLFHLSVHDGAFQGEELQSPARLPGVTMAMPFVQESLSSAPRPAWFLLDNRLEVYLWQSGPAADPGSGAPACSRGANARRCAMQTVLQYCKELNPRRPPMAYLISEGTEPLTFTNVFPHWERRPSTSTQGDTGPAKLVLVQDALAQLPTVPHAAGGLLPDGTNPQPQEVFLPDHDFQAVTAVEPEDDSLAARTQEDVEKSKELLV; encoded by the exons aTGGACTCCCTGGACGACCGTCTCCCGGAGACCCGGGCGGAGCGCATCGCCCGCTACAAGGCCGAGCGGCGGCGGGAGCTGGCCGAGCGCTTCGGAAGCACGGAGGAGCTGCCCTCcaagtgggggaggagggagggggaggacccCTCCGTCACCGGGACGACCGGCGCCGTCAACGGCAAGGCGCGGGACGTTGCCAACGGTTACCAGGAGGCTGCGGCGGAAGGGTCTGCGTGCCTGAGGAG CAGCCAAGATGGCGGTCCGAGCGCCGCCTCCCTCGACCTGGCGGTCAAACCGGGCGCCGACGGCGGGGGGGGTCGCCGCCGCACCCGCCGCTACCTCCCCGGCGCGTCCGGGGGCGGGCGCAAGACCGGCGAGCGTTTCAGGACCCAGCCCATCACGGCCAATGAGATGCAGGAGAGCAGTGG GCTGCtggaggcggaggaagaggagaacccCAAAG CTGATGTGAAGACGGATGACAGAGCCAAGATGAGTGTAGCAGCCAAGATGTCTTTATTTAAA GAGCTGGAGAAGACGGCCGCCCCCGAGTCCTCGGCCTTCCTGAAGCCGCGCTCCGGGAGCCTCTGTCTGGAGCGCAGGGCTCGCCATGGCAACGAGAACCGCTCCCTCACCCAGCCGATCACCTGCGAGGAGATGGTGGCCATCAG ATCACAACCTGCCCCTCCGGCCCCAGACCTGCAGGCCTCAGAACCTGAGGAGGAGGCCGACGAGAGCTGCCGGCTCAGTGTGAGCCAGAAGCTGGCCCTCTTCAACAACCTCTCCCTGCCCGgcatgagcagcagcagcagcagccaggggCCCCGGCCCCCACCGGGGGCccccccagagaggaggaggcagaaggGGGCCCGTTATCGCACGCAGCCCATCACTGTGGAGGAGGTCAGCATG CTCCAGAAAGGCCCGGTGCAGCTCCCGGCGTTCTGCCTGGCGCCCCACCTCTCGGACCGACAGCAGGCCCTGTCCGTCAACCTCAAGCCCAGCGAGCTGCGCCTCTCCACGCCCGACGTGCGGCCCGCCAGCCCCCCGGAGCCCGGCGccggccccccgccgccccgcaCCGGCCTGTCCCGCTCCGAGTCGGAGCCCGCCATCAGGGGCATCCTGAAGAAGAGCCGCTCGGCCGCGGGCGCGGCGTGGAGACCGggcatggcggcggcggcggcggtggtggcgggggggccggggcagaacggcggtggcggtggcgtggAGGACCCCGGTGCcggccgggaggaggaggaggagaaggtggaggtggtggaggtggggaggcAGGCAGCACCGGTGCCGGTGCTGCCTCCGAGGAGGCAGAGGAACCGAGGCTCGGCCGCACCCTGGCGCCAGAGGGCTCCCGCCGCTGACACGCAGGTCGACGCCGGGCCGTCTGAGAAACCCCCCACGGACCCTCGAGGCCTCCCCCAGGAGGAGAAGAGCCAGCAGGACGAGGCTGGCCCCGCCTGTCTCTCCTCCGGACCCAGCGCCGCTGGGGGACCCAG ggagggggctgaggaagAGCGACTGCGTAACGAGAGGCCACACCCATCCGGCGGTCGTGTCCGGGTCACCCTGGCTGAGGGCGGCACCCTGACGCAGCAGACGGAGCCCCCCGCCGACACCAAG GATGAGAATGACAACTGCACCCTTCACCAAGACACAGTGGACCATCTCTGCTGG GACCCAGTCTTTGCCTCTGTGTATTCTAGCAGACCACCTCAGTATGTCATGTGTTTCAACCAG tctAACCTGTCCTTCGAGGCACAGGAAGTGACCTCGCCTGCCCGGGTCCAGCCCCAGTGGAGGAAGAAG GCGCAGGGTAAAACCCTGGAGGGCGAGTCCCCCcctcagagagaggaggaggaggaggtggaggaggtggtggagaagggggtggtggaggaggaggaggagcagagtgcGTCCGCCCGTCCGGACACAGAAGAGCCAGCGAGCGCCGGGGAGAGCAAGGAGAGCGAAGCCTGGACTCCGATGGCTGCGGCCGCACGCATGGCCAAGAGAG GTCTCGGCTCTCCGGAACCAGACAAACACGACGCCTTGGAGAACAAGAGGCCGTCTGCCACGACCTGTCCCTCTGAAG ACCAGTGGGGTCCGGGCCCCTCCCAAACCGGGGGCCcccaggaggaggcggagggggcgTCGCCCCCGGCCGCCCCCCGGGAGACGGGCGGCTGTTTCTACGGCGACCTCTCCTCCCCGCCCGCCGCCTGCGTCCCGGCGCACCCAGAGGGGCGGTCCGCCCCGGAGCCCCAGCCGGACCTGGGGGTCTTCTGCCAGACCAGCACGGCCAT CCTCAGCTCGGCGGTGACGGAGCACCGGCGGGCCGTGCGCCCGTCCCGGCGCTCCCAGGGCTCCAGGAACCCCCTGAGGGCGCTGGCCGCCCGGGCCGACATCAACCAGGACCACATGGGGGACCACGGCGACCCCAACGGGACGCCCGACGAGAGCGCCGCCGTGACGGGCCAGAAGA aGGCTAACAACTCCCACTCGCGCCAGAACAGCAAAGAGAAGGTGGTTTCCTCCAATGATGTCATCGACACCAACCACGCCCCCTTCAAGAGCCTCATGCTCCTTCAAATTAAAG GCAGGAAGCGGGTCCAGACCCGGCTGGTGCAGCCCACTGCAGGCTCCCTGAACAGCGGAGACTGCTTCCTGCTGGTCACCAAGGAGAACTGCACCCTGTGGAGCGGAGCGCTCGCCAACGCTGCCGAGAAGGCCAAG GCTGTGGAGCTGTCCGCCTACGTCCAGAGCCACGGGGACCTGGGCTGCCGGGCCCCCCAGTCCCTACACCTGGAGGAGGGGCTCAACGCCGACAGCAGCCTGGCGGCAGACTTCTGGAGCCTTCTGGGGGGAAGGGGACAGTACAGAG GGGCGGGGCCTCCGGAGGAGGACGAGCAGTATGAGCGGGGCGTGGTGGAGTCCAACTGCGTCTACGGGCTGCAGGACAACAGGCTGGTGCCCCAGGACCAGGCCTGGGCCGCCGTACCCAGTGTGGCCCTGCTGGGCCCCGCCCAG GCGCTGGTGTTTGACTTCGGCAGCGAGGTCTACCTGTGGCACGGGACGGACGTGTCCATCGCCAACAGGAAGGTGGCGCTGCACCTGGCCGAGCAGGTGTGGGGCGGAGCCTATGACTACAGCAACTGCAGCGTCAACCCGCTGGACCCCTCCCACAGCTGCCCCAGCATCCAGCT GCGGGGCGAGGGGCGGCCCAGCTGGGCTCTGTTTGGGGTCATCTCCCAGCACTGTGAGACGGCCCTCTTCAGGGAGAAGTTCCTGGACTGGCCCAGTGGGGCTGCCAGCCAAGAGGAGCCCAGGCCACCACTGGAGGGCCCAGCGCAG TCATCTGCAGGCCTGTCGGCGACGCCAACGGCAACGGCGACGACCACGGCAACACCCATGGCAACGCCCACGGCGACGACCACAGCAACGCCCACGGCAACGCCCACGGCGACAACACCGGCAGAGGACACCTTGTGCCCCTGCGATGCCAAGGCCCTTCTGATGGGACAGGGGTCCCCCCGGGACTCCCAGACCGGGCCCCATGGGGCCGTCCCTCTGGACGGAGGACGACGGGCGGGGCTGGAGACGGTTGCCGTGGAGACGTGGCTGGTCCAGGAGGGGGACGACGGCGGGGTCCCCGTGGAGAGCGACGGGCAGCTCCACGAGGGGGAGTCGTACGTCGTGCGCTGGACGTACACCGCag GTAAGGGCAGCAGCCCAGAGGACACGAACAGGAAGGAGAAGACTGTCTACTTCCTGTGGCATGGACGCCACTCCCCCATCAGTGGGCGGAGTcccgcctccttcctctccattGGGCGGAGGAGTGAGGAAGACTCCCAG gtggtggtgccccAGGGTCAGGAGCCCCCCTGCTTCCTGCAGCTGTTCGGCGGGGGTCTGGTCACTCACAGGGGGAGGCGGGACTcccaaccaccccccccag CCGCGTGGAGGATGTTCTGCGTGCGAGGGCAGCGCCCGGACGAGGCCTCCCTGCTAGAGGTGGACTGCTGCTGCTCAGGGCTCCGCTCAAGAGGCGCTGTAGTTCTCCTCAACGGCCAGCAGGAGCCGCTGTTCCTGTGGCACGGCGGTAAAGCGCACGCCAGCTCCCGCGAAGCGGCCAAGAGAGCTGTGGATCGCCTCAATCAAAG caGCCTAAAGGTCCTGGTGGTAGAGGAGGGATCAGAACCTGCCGAGTTCTGGACGGCCCTCGGAGGGCAAGACCGGAAGGCCTACGACTGCATGctacaag ACCCGGGGAAGTACAACTTCACGCCGCGGCTCTTCCACCTGAGCGTCCACGACGGCGCCTtccagggggaggagcttcaGAGCCCCGCCCGCCTGCCGGGGGTCACCATGGCGATGCCGTTCGTCCAGGAGAGCCTGTCTTCTGCCCCGCGGCCGG cctggTTCCTGCTGGACAACCGCCTGGAGGTGTACCTGTGGCAGAGTGGCCCGGCGGCGGACCCTGGGAGCGGCGCCCCGGCCTGTAGCCGCGGGGCTAACGCACGGCGCTGCGCCATGCAGACCGTGCTACAGTACTGCAAAG AGTTGAACCCC
- the svilc gene encoding supervillin isoform X2 produces MDSLDDRLPETRAERIARYKAERRRELAERFGSTEELPSKWGRREGEDPSVTGTTGAVNGKARDVANGYQEAAAEGSACLRSQDGGPSAASLDLAVKPGADGGGGRRRTRRYLPGASGGGRKTGERFRTQPITANEMQESSGLLEAEEEENPKADVKTDDRAKMSVAAKMSLFKELEKTAAPESSAFLKPRSGSLCLERRARHGNENRSLTQPITCEEMVAIRSQPAPPAPDLQASEPEEEADESCRLSVSQKLALFNNLSLPGMSSSSSSQGPRPPPGAPPERRRQKGARYRTQPITVEEVSMLQKGPVQLPAFCLAPHLSDRQQALSVNLKPSELRLSTPDVRPASPPEPGAGPPPPRTGLSRSESEPAIRGILKKSRSAAGAAWRPGMAAAAAVVAGGPGQNGGGGGVEDPGAGREEEEEKVEVVEVGRQAAPVPVLPPRRQRNRGSAAPWRQRAPAADTQVDAGPSEKPPTDPRGLPQEEKSQQDEAGPACLSSGPSAAGGPREGAEEERLRNERPHPSGGRVRVTLAEGGTLTQQTEPPADTKDENDNCTLHQDTVDHLCWDPVFASVYSSRPPQYVMCFNQSNLSFEAQEVTSPARVQPQWRKKAQGKTLEGESPPQREEEEEVEEVVEKGVVEEEEEQSASARPDTEEPASAGESKESEAWTPMAAAARMAKRGLGSPEPDKHDALENKRPSATTCPSEDQWGPGPSQTGGPQEEAEGASPPAAPRETGGCFYGDLSSPPAACVPAHPEGRSAPEPQPDLGVFCQTSTAILSSAVTEHRRAVRPSRRSQGSRNPLRALAARADINQDHMGDHGDPNGTPDESAAVTGQKKANNSHSRQNSKEKVVSSNDVIDTNHAPFKSLMLLQIKGRKRVQTRLVQPTAGSLNSGDCFLLVTKENCTLWSGALANAAEKAKAVELSAYVQSHGDLGCRAPQSLHLEEGLNADSSLAADFWSLLGGRGQYRGAGPPEEDEQYERGVVESNCVYGLQDNRLVPQDQAWAAVPSVALLGPAQALVFDFGSEVYLWHGTDVSIANRKVALHLAEQVWGGAYDYSNCSVNPLDPSHSCPSIQLRGEGRPSWALFGVISQHCETALFREKFLDWPSGAASQEEPRPPLEGPAQSSAGLSATPTATATTTATPMATPTATTTATPTATPTATTPAEDTLCPCDAKALLMGQGSPRDSQTGPHGAVPLDGGRRAGLETVAVETWLVQEGDDGGVPVESDGQLHEGESYVVRWTYTAGKGSSPEDTNRKEKTVYFLWHGRHSPISGRSPASFLSIGRRSEEDSQVVVPQGQEPPCFLQLFGGGLVTHRGRRDSQPPPPAAWRMFCVRGQRPDEASLLEVDCCCSGLRSRGAVVLLNGQQEPLFLWHGGKAHASSREAAKRAVDRLNQSSLKVLVVEEGSEPAEFWTALGGQDRKAYDCMLQDPGKYNFTPRLFHLSVHDGAFQGEELQSPARLPGVTMAMPFVQESLSSAPRPAWFLLDNRLEVYLWQSGPAADPGSGAPACSRGANARRCAMQTVLQYCKELNPRRPPMAYLISEGTEPLTFTNVFPHWERRPSTSTQGDTGPAKLVLVQDALAQLPTVPHAAGGLLPDGTNPQPQEVFLPDHDFQAVTAVEPEDDSLAARTQEDVEKSKELLV; encoded by the exons aTGGACTCCCTGGACGACCGTCTCCCGGAGACCCGGGCGGAGCGCATCGCCCGCTACAAGGCCGAGCGGCGGCGGGAGCTGGCCGAGCGCTTCGGAAGCACGGAGGAGCTGCCCTCcaagtgggggaggagggagggggaggacccCTCCGTCACCGGGACGACCGGCGCCGTCAACGGCAAGGCGCGGGACGTTGCCAACGGTTACCAGGAGGCTGCGGCGGAAGGGTCTGCGTGCCTGAGGAG CCAAGATGGCGGTCCGAGCGCCGCCTCCCTCGACCTGGCGGTCAAACCGGGCGCCGACGGCGGGGGGGGTCGCCGCCGCACCCGCCGCTACCTCCCCGGCGCGTCCGGGGGCGGGCGCAAGACCGGCGAGCGTTTCAGGACCCAGCCCATCACGGCCAATGAGATGCAGGAGAGCAGTGG GCTGCtggaggcggaggaagaggagaacccCAAAG CTGATGTGAAGACGGATGACAGAGCCAAGATGAGTGTAGCAGCCAAGATGTCTTTATTTAAA GAGCTGGAGAAGACGGCCGCCCCCGAGTCCTCGGCCTTCCTGAAGCCGCGCTCCGGGAGCCTCTGTCTGGAGCGCAGGGCTCGCCATGGCAACGAGAACCGCTCCCTCACCCAGCCGATCACCTGCGAGGAGATGGTGGCCATCAG ATCACAACCTGCCCCTCCGGCCCCAGACCTGCAGGCCTCAGAACCTGAGGAGGAGGCCGACGAGAGCTGCCGGCTCAGTGTGAGCCAGAAGCTGGCCCTCTTCAACAACCTCTCCCTGCCCGgcatgagcagcagcagcagcagccaggggCCCCGGCCCCCACCGGGGGCccccccagagaggaggaggcagaaggGGGCCCGTTATCGCACGCAGCCCATCACTGTGGAGGAGGTCAGCATG CTCCAGAAAGGCCCGGTGCAGCTCCCGGCGTTCTGCCTGGCGCCCCACCTCTCGGACCGACAGCAGGCCCTGTCCGTCAACCTCAAGCCCAGCGAGCTGCGCCTCTCCACGCCCGACGTGCGGCCCGCCAGCCCCCCGGAGCCCGGCGccggccccccgccgccccgcaCCGGCCTGTCCCGCTCCGAGTCGGAGCCCGCCATCAGGGGCATCCTGAAGAAGAGCCGCTCGGCCGCGGGCGCGGCGTGGAGACCGggcatggcggcggcggcggcggtggtggcgggggggccggggcagaacggcggtggcggtggcgtggAGGACCCCGGTGCcggccgggaggaggaggaggagaaggtggaggtggtggaggtggggaggcAGGCAGCACCGGTGCCGGTGCTGCCTCCGAGGAGGCAGAGGAACCGAGGCTCGGCCGCACCCTGGCGCCAGAGGGCTCCCGCCGCTGACACGCAGGTCGACGCCGGGCCGTCTGAGAAACCCCCCACGGACCCTCGAGGCCTCCCCCAGGAGGAGAAGAGCCAGCAGGACGAGGCTGGCCCCGCCTGTCTCTCCTCCGGACCCAGCGCCGCTGGGGGACCCAG ggagggggctgaggaagAGCGACTGCGTAACGAGAGGCCACACCCATCCGGCGGTCGTGTCCGGGTCACCCTGGCTGAGGGCGGCACCCTGACGCAGCAGACGGAGCCCCCCGCCGACACCAAG GATGAGAATGACAACTGCACCCTTCACCAAGACACAGTGGACCATCTCTGCTGG GACCCAGTCTTTGCCTCTGTGTATTCTAGCAGACCACCTCAGTATGTCATGTGTTTCAACCAG tctAACCTGTCCTTCGAGGCACAGGAAGTGACCTCGCCTGCCCGGGTCCAGCCCCAGTGGAGGAAGAAG GCGCAGGGTAAAACCCTGGAGGGCGAGTCCCCCcctcagagagaggaggaggaggaggtggaggaggtggtggagaagggggtggtggaggaggaggaggagcagagtgcGTCCGCCCGTCCGGACACAGAAGAGCCAGCGAGCGCCGGGGAGAGCAAGGAGAGCGAAGCCTGGACTCCGATGGCTGCGGCCGCACGCATGGCCAAGAGAG GTCTCGGCTCTCCGGAACCAGACAAACACGACGCCTTGGAGAACAAGAGGCCGTCTGCCACGACCTGTCCCTCTGAAG ACCAGTGGGGTCCGGGCCCCTCCCAAACCGGGGGCCcccaggaggaggcggagggggcgTCGCCCCCGGCCGCCCCCCGGGAGACGGGCGGCTGTTTCTACGGCGACCTCTCCTCCCCGCCCGCCGCCTGCGTCCCGGCGCACCCAGAGGGGCGGTCCGCCCCGGAGCCCCAGCCGGACCTGGGGGTCTTCTGCCAGACCAGCACGGCCAT CCTCAGCTCGGCGGTGACGGAGCACCGGCGGGCCGTGCGCCCGTCCCGGCGCTCCCAGGGCTCCAGGAACCCCCTGAGGGCGCTGGCCGCCCGGGCCGACATCAACCAGGACCACATGGGGGACCACGGCGACCCCAACGGGACGCCCGACGAGAGCGCCGCCGTGACGGGCCAGAAGA aGGCTAACAACTCCCACTCGCGCCAGAACAGCAAAGAGAAGGTGGTTTCCTCCAATGATGTCATCGACACCAACCACGCCCCCTTCAAGAGCCTCATGCTCCTTCAAATTAAAG GCAGGAAGCGGGTCCAGACCCGGCTGGTGCAGCCCACTGCAGGCTCCCTGAACAGCGGAGACTGCTTCCTGCTGGTCACCAAGGAGAACTGCACCCTGTGGAGCGGAGCGCTCGCCAACGCTGCCGAGAAGGCCAAG GCTGTGGAGCTGTCCGCCTACGTCCAGAGCCACGGGGACCTGGGCTGCCGGGCCCCCCAGTCCCTACACCTGGAGGAGGGGCTCAACGCCGACAGCAGCCTGGCGGCAGACTTCTGGAGCCTTCTGGGGGGAAGGGGACAGTACAGAG GGGCGGGGCCTCCGGAGGAGGACGAGCAGTATGAGCGGGGCGTGGTGGAGTCCAACTGCGTCTACGGGCTGCAGGACAACAGGCTGGTGCCCCAGGACCAGGCCTGGGCCGCCGTACCCAGTGTGGCCCTGCTGGGCCCCGCCCAG GCGCTGGTGTTTGACTTCGGCAGCGAGGTCTACCTGTGGCACGGGACGGACGTGTCCATCGCCAACAGGAAGGTGGCGCTGCACCTGGCCGAGCAGGTGTGGGGCGGAGCCTATGACTACAGCAACTGCAGCGTCAACCCGCTGGACCCCTCCCACAGCTGCCCCAGCATCCAGCT GCGGGGCGAGGGGCGGCCCAGCTGGGCTCTGTTTGGGGTCATCTCCCAGCACTGTGAGACGGCCCTCTTCAGGGAGAAGTTCCTGGACTGGCCCAGTGGGGCTGCCAGCCAAGAGGAGCCCAGGCCACCACTGGAGGGCCCAGCGCAG TCATCTGCAGGCCTGTCGGCGACGCCAACGGCAACGGCGACGACCACGGCAACACCCATGGCAACGCCCACGGCGACGACCACAGCAACGCCCACGGCAACGCCCACGGCGACAACACCGGCAGAGGACACCTTGTGCCCCTGCGATGCCAAGGCCCTTCTGATGGGACAGGGGTCCCCCCGGGACTCCCAGACCGGGCCCCATGGGGCCGTCCCTCTGGACGGAGGACGACGGGCGGGGCTGGAGACGGTTGCCGTGGAGACGTGGCTGGTCCAGGAGGGGGACGACGGCGGGGTCCCCGTGGAGAGCGACGGGCAGCTCCACGAGGGGGAGTCGTACGTCGTGCGCTGGACGTACACCGCag GTAAGGGCAGCAGCCCAGAGGACACGAACAGGAAGGAGAAGACTGTCTACTTCCTGTGGCATGGACGCCACTCCCCCATCAGTGGGCGGAGTcccgcctccttcctctccattGGGCGGAGGAGTGAGGAAGACTCCCAG gtggtggtgccccAGGGTCAGGAGCCCCCCTGCTTCCTGCAGCTGTTCGGCGGGGGTCTGGTCACTCACAGGGGGAGGCGGGACTcccaaccaccccccccag CCGCGTGGAGGATGTTCTGCGTGCGAGGGCAGCGCCCGGACGAGGCCTCCCTGCTAGAGGTGGACTGCTGCTGCTCAGGGCTCCGCTCAAGAGGCGCTGTAGTTCTCCTCAACGGCCAGCAGGAGCCGCTGTTCCTGTGGCACGGCGGTAAAGCGCACGCCAGCTCCCGCGAAGCGGCCAAGAGAGCTGTGGATCGCCTCAATCAAAG caGCCTAAAGGTCCTGGTGGTAGAGGAGGGATCAGAACCTGCCGAGTTCTGGACGGCCCTCGGAGGGCAAGACCGGAAGGCCTACGACTGCATGctacaag ACCCGGGGAAGTACAACTTCACGCCGCGGCTCTTCCACCTGAGCGTCCACGACGGCGCCTtccagggggaggagcttcaGAGCCCCGCCCGCCTGCCGGGGGTCACCATGGCGATGCCGTTCGTCCAGGAGAGCCTGTCTTCTGCCCCGCGGCCGG cctggTTCCTGCTGGACAACCGCCTGGAGGTGTACCTGTGGCAGAGTGGCCCGGCGGCGGACCCTGGGAGCGGCGCCCCGGCCTGTAGCCGCGGGGCTAACGCACGGCGCTGCGCCATGCAGACCGTGCTACAGTACTGCAAAG AGTTGAACCCC